From the genome of Alosa alosa isolate M-15738 ecotype Scorff River chromosome 18, AALO_Geno_1.1, whole genome shotgun sequence, one region includes:
- the LOC125311866 gene encoding uncharacterized protein LOC125311866, which produces MLLYLLQDLPLGGLKAVVEGVEKKLSFSADDVLTKATMLVGDKVQFKISTNLKTKAERAVNVEILADTFECDHTEEQRKINTVAGTGYQAISIRRQTMFTPVPTLDSPTTTHSEKVFISVPTLEGPATTQTQKKITIQPTNTKERMQKDTGINPDGPKTGTHVQILPGSVRAVRLKENTEDSNTKTTEASGRRSSIHPNCDHGNQSRNRISDKGGRIDRPQSYRSSSRERRQVGVSKDESDRERSRSRSRERSTGNKRSRSSDRVRDQGRDRSHRSSSRERRRGRSKERWNRNNSRSRSRDHSHRSHSRSHSSSHSSSHSRSRSRERGGKIGQFEWHHTATREWIRRETSRERSRSDGRSRSRSKELSPRNRRSSSWEGSRDGDRNRGRDQDRRSNQGRNFSSECRDEKRQSSSGEGSSRKRRRSRSPKIEPVTAKVRKDLSSSKASGTTNYRSPNPHAVEDEEGEDLATKKKELEDLDALIAEKLAEIADLELEMTSVIFDDSGNTIISLQQPQKDKNSPKNTSQPRSPPATSTAPDVSSSSSPAVSSSGTPRPENSGGLPPDADFDMTPKDSGNTIISLQQPQKDVNCTKNTAQPHSSPSTSTQKRIKPETYKTVWMCGYALSGLARWMATAQKHASKLGNNSPSIRVQHLGGPGMTWTNLVLQMHELKSNQPYPDMLIIHLGSNNIMTKKEDLLNTIKKDLTLTHNIFPQCQIVWSDMVLMPFYKQGMTLSNKADEAGDRIHEVINRTAHAIVHDLGGRVITHDNIGPELYSPSGNEMVISDKGIKRFNLNILQFVNEWKRQVNFVSAHTETIPKSPEPTNNNLEPVNQFHDSLSHSASQPQSPPATSTAPDVSFSSSPVVSSSGTPRPEQSGGLPLNPADADLDVTREDSGNTIISPQQPQKDENSPKNSSQPHTLPPTSFVPDISSSSSPAAGDDMDVTPLDTATISPQQQLNQKQQQVRESNESPVEANQTHGSSEPITGPVTKTCDVKGPPKVVWMCGFALSGLAKRITSAQNQAAKLGNTCASMRVHQWGTPQMTWTELVIEMCRFKRQQPRPDMLLIHLGGRNVDLSYPHSSLNSIRNDLGKTHRIFPQCLIVWSNILPGGSRIKGMTDEATAKAINKINHKARSLITDLGGRVITHQDIGPELHLSNGLSKQVIEMFKENIRKFLHEWEMGVNSQSELTDTTSTSIAPPTDNTGPTSDRSHRSQNASEPHSLLATSTAPAVSSSSPPAATSTAPAVSSSSPPATTSTAPAVSSSSPPAATSTAPAVSSSSPLAATSTAPAVSSSAPPAATSTAAAVSSSSPPATTSTAPAVSSSSPPAATSTAPAVSSSSPLAATSTAPAVSSSAPPAATSTAPAVSSSAPHAATSTAPAVSSTAPPAATSTAPAVSSSAPPAAGDDVDMTPEDSGNTTISHQLSQKQQQVRESNESPVEANQTHGSSEPITGPVTKTCDVKGPPKVVWMCGFALSNLAKRITSAQNQAAKLGNTCASMRVHQWGTPQMTWTQQVIEMCRFKRQQPRPDMLLIHLGGRNVDLRNPHCSLKSIRKDLGKTHRIFPQCLIVWSDMLPGGSWKFKCMTDEAATKAINKINHGARSLITDLGGRVITHQDIGPELHLSNGLSKQVVVMFKENIRKFLDKWEMGVNPESELTDTIAPPADSTGPTSDRSHLSQNASEPHSLPATSTAPAVSSSSPPAATSTAPAVSSSSPPAATSTAPAVSSSAPPAATSTAPAVSSSSPPAATSTAPAVSSSSPPAATSTAPAVSSSAPPAATSTAPAMSSSSPPAATSTAPAVSSSAPPAATSTAPAVSSSAPPAAGDVDMTPEDSGNTTISHQLSQKTPHVPQSKDISSITVKQSLSAEKSSNTLKPQKEDVCKLEVRPLSASVTDIKAISTESKTRELFLKCYRLFTLNPNTAHKKLYLTENNRKVEWSDKDQPYPYHPRRYAEKCFQVLCWESISERRYFEVEWSGSVCISLSFDNQHWKKRVDVMFGSNILSWALKLSRTSCCVYHNDEKIKVPQVTSSRIGVCVDYRAGTLAFYSVTDTVTLIWKVQNKFSYPLFPGFGLGQGSSVKLL; this is translated from the exons ATGCTGTTGTATTTGTTGCAGGACCTTCCTCTTGGTGGTTTGAAGGCCGTTGTGGAGGGAGTGGAGAAGAAGCTGAGCTTCAGTGCAGACGATGTGCTAACGAAGGCCACCATGCTGGTTGGGGATAAAGTTCAGTTTAAAATATCCACCAACCTCAAGACCAAGGCAGAGAGGGCCGTCAACGTGGAGATCCTGGCCGACACCTTTGAGTGCGATCACACAGAGGAGCAACGCAAAATA AACACGGTGGCTGGGACTGGCTACCAAGCCATCAGCATCAGGAGACAGACAATGTTCACCCCAGTGCCAACACTGGACAGCCCCACTACAACACATTCAGAGAAAGTGTTCATCTCTGTGCCAACATTAGAGGGCCCCGctacaacacagacacaaaag AAGATTACCATCCAACCAACAAACACCAAGGAAAGGATGCAGAAAGACACAGGAATCAATCCTGATGGCCCCAAAACAGG AACACATGTCCAAATTCTGCCCGGCTCAGTCAGAGCAGTAAGACTGAAAGAGAATACAGAGGACTCCAACACAAAGACAACAGAAGCATCTGGAAGGAGAAGCAGCATCCACCCAAACTGTGACCATGGCAATCAAAGCAGGAACAGAATCTCAGATAAGGGTGGCAGGATTGATCGACCTCAGAGTTACCGTAGCTCGAGCAGAGAAAGGAGACAAGTAGGAGTAAGCAAAGatgagagcgatagagagagaagtcgcagcaggagcagagagCGGTCTACCGGGAACAAGCGGAGCAGGAGCAGTGACAGGGTTAGGGACCAAGGCAGAGATCGGAGTCACCGTAGCTCAAGCAGGGAAAGGAGGCGAGGAAGAAGCAAGGAGAGGTGGAACAGAAACAATAGtcgcagcaggagcagagaTCACTCCCATAGGAGTCACAGTCGGAGTCACAGCAGCAGTCACAGCAGCAGTCACAGCAGAAGTAGAAGCCGGGAAAGAGGTGGCAAAATTGGTCAATTTGAGTGGCACCATACAGCAACCAGAGAATGGATAAGAAGAGAAACGAGCAGGGAGAGGAGCCGTAGTGATGGGAGGAGTCGCAGCAGGAGCAAAGAACTTTCCCCCAGAAACAGACGTAGCAGTAGCTGGGAGGGGAGTAGAGATGGGGACAGGAACAGGGGCAGAGACCAGGATAGGAGGAGCAATCAGGGGAGGAACTTTAGCTCTGAGTGTAGAGATGAGAAGCGACAAAGCAGCAGTGGTGAGGGTTCCTCCAGGAAACGCAGGCGGAGCAGGAGTCCCAAGATAGAGCCTGTGACTGCAAAGGTTCGTAAGGACCTGTCCAGTTCTAAGGCCTCTGGTACTACAAACTACAGATCACCCAATCCTCATGCAGTTGAGGATGAGGAGGGTGAGGACTTGGCCACGAAGAAAAAGGAGCTGGAAGATTTGGATGCTTTAATTGCTGAAAAGCTGGCTGAAATTGCTGACTTGGAACTAGAGATGACATCTGTTATCTTTGATG ACTCAGGAAACACCATCATCTCCCTCCAACAGCCCCAGAAGGATAAGAACTCCCCAAAGAACACATCTCAACCCCGAAGCCCTCCAGCCACCTCCACTGCTCCTGATGTTTCATCCAGCTCATCTCCTGCGGTTTCATCCTCTGGAACACCCAGACCAGAAAACAGCGGTGGTCTACCTCCAGATGCAGATTTCGACATGACTCCAAAAGACTCAGGAAACACCATCATCTCACTCCAACAGCCCCAGAAGGATGTGAACTGCACAAAGAACACAGCTCAGCCCCATAGCTCTCCATCCACCTCAACTCAAAAACGCATTAAACCTGAAACATATAAAACAGTCTGGATGTGTGGATATGCTCTTTCAGGTTTGGCCAGATGGATGGCAACAGCTCAAAAACATGCCAGTAAACTGGGGAATAATAGTCCTAGCATTAGGGTGCAACACTTGGGAGGTCCTGGAATGACCTGGACTAACCTTGTGCTCCAGATGCACGAGCTCAAAAGCAACCAACCCTATCCAGACATGCTCATCATCCATCTTGGAAGCAATAACATCATGACAAAAAAGGAAGACTTGCTGAACACAATCAAGAAAGActtgactctcacacacaacatctTCCCCCAGTGCCAGATTGTGTGGTCTGACATGGTGCTAATGCCCTTCTACAAACAAGGCATGACTCTTAGTAACAAGGCTGATGAGGCAGGCGACAGAATTCATGAGGTGATCAATCGTACAGCGCATGCTATAGTTCATGACCTGGGGGGAAGAGTCATCACCCATGACAACATTGGCCCTGAACTCTATAGCCCCAGTGGCAATGAAATGGTCATCTCAGACAAAGGCATTAAAAGGTTCAACCTTAATATTCTGCAGTTTGTGAATGAGTGGAAGAGGCAGGTCAACTTTGTGTCTGCGCACACAGAAACTATTCCGAAATCCCCAGAGCCCACTAACAACAACCTAGAACCTGTTAATCAGTTCCacgattctctctctcattctgcatCTCAACCCCAGAGCCCTCCAGCCACCTCCACTGCCCCCGATGTTTCATTCAGTTCATCTCCTGTAGTTTCGTCCTCTGGAACACCCAGACCAGAACAGAGCGGTGGTCTGCCTTTGAATCCGGCAGATGCGGATTTAGATGTGACTCGAGAAGACTCAGGAAACACCATTATCTCCCCCCAACAGCCCCAAAAGGATGAGAACTCCCCAAAGAACTCATCTCAACCCCATACCCTTCCCCCCACTTCCTTTGTTCCTGACATTTCATCAAGCTCATCTCCTGCAGCGGGTGATGACATGGATGTGACTCCACTAGACACAGCCACCATTTCCCCACAACAGCAGTTAAACCAGAAG cagcagcaggtcaGAGAGAGCAATGAGAGTCCTGTGGAGGCGAACCAGACACATGGGAGCAGTGAGCCCATCAcag GCCCTGTTACCAAAACATGTGATGTGAAAGGTCCACCCAAAGTGGTCTGGATGTGTGGTTTTGCTCTTTCAGGTTTGGCCAAAAGGATAACATCAGCACAAAATCAGGCCGCTAAACTAGGGAATACATGCGCGAGCATGAGGGTTCACCAGTGGGGGACTCCTCAGATGACCTGGACGGAACTGGTAATCGAGATGTGCCGGTTCAAACGTCAGCAGCCCCGCCCAGACATGCTCCTCATTCATTTGGGAGGGAGGAACGTTGACCTGAGCTATCCACACTCTAGTCTGAACAGCATCAGGAATGATTTGGGTAAAACACACAGAATCTTCCCCCAGTGCCTGATTGTGTGGTCCAACATACTGCCAGGAGGCTCAAGGATCAAAGGCATGACTGACGAAGCCACAGCAAAAGCCATTAATAAAATCAATCACAAAGCACGTTCTTTAATAACTGACCTGGGGGGGAGAGTCATCACTCACCAGGACATTGGGCCTGAACTCCATCTCTCCAATGGCCTCTCAAAGCAAGTCATTGAAATGTTTAAAGAGAACATACGGAAATTTTTGCATGAGTGGGAGATGGGGGTCAATTCTCAATCAGAGCTCACAGACACCACCTCAACAAGCATAGCGCCCCCTACTGACAATACAGGGCCTACTTCAGACAGATCACATCGCAGCCAGAACGCATCTGAGCCCCACAGCCTTCTGGCCACCTCCACTGCTCCTGCTGTGTCATCAAGCTCACCTCCAGCAGCCACCTCCACTGCTCCTGCTGTGTCATCAAGCTCACCTCCTGCAACCACCTCCACTGCTCCTGCTGTGTCATCAAGCTCACCTCCTGCAGCCACCTCCACTGCTCCTGCTGTGTCATCAAGCTCACCTCTTGCAGCCACCTCCACTGCTCCTGCTGTGTCATCAAGCGCACCTCCTGCAGCCacctccactgctgctgctgtgtcatCAAGCTCACCTCCTGCAACCACCTCCACTGCTCCTGCTGTGTCATCAAGCTCACCTCCTGCAGCCACCTCCACTGCTCCTGCTGTGTCATCAAGCTCACCTCTTGCAGCCACCTCCACTGCTCCTGCTGTGTCATCAAGCGCACCTCCTGCAGCCACCTCCACTGCTCCTGCTGTGTCATCAAGCGCACCTCATGCAGCCACCTCCACTGCTCCTGCTGTTTCATCAACCGCACCTCCTGCAGCCACCTCCACTGCTCCTGCTGTGTCATCAAGCGCACCTCCTGCAGCAGGTGATGATGTGGATATGACTCCCGAAGACTCGGGAAACACCACCATCTCTCACCAGCTGTCCCAGAAG cagcagcaggtcaGAGAGAGCAATGAGAGTCCTGTGGAGGCGAACCAGACACATGGGAGCAGTGAGCCCATCAcag GCCCTGTTACCAAAACATGTGATGTGAAAGGTCCACCCAAAGTGGTCTGGATGTGTGGTTTTGCTCTTTCAAATTTAGCCAAAAGGATAACATCAGCACAAAATCAGGCCGCTAAACTAGGGAATACATGCGCGAGCATGAGGGTTCACCAGTGGGGGACTCCTCAGATGACCTGGACGCAACAGGTAATCGAGATGTGCCGGTTCAAACGTCAGCAGCCCCGCCCAGACATGCTCCTAATTCATTTGGGAGGGAGGAACGTTGACCTGAGAAATCCACACTGTAGTCTGAAAAGCATCAGGAAGGATTTGGGTAAAACGCACAGAATCTTCCCCCAGTGCCTGATTGTGTGGTCTGACATGCTGCCAGGAGGCTCCTGGAAATTCAAATGCATGACTGACGAAGCCGCAACAAAAGCCATTAATAAAATCAATCACGGAGCACGTTCTTTAATAACTGACCTGGGGGGGAGAGTCATCACTCACCAGGACATTGGGCCTGAACTCCATCTCTCCAATGGCCTCTCAAAGCAAGTTGTTGTAATGTTTAAAGAGAACATACGGAAATTTTTGGATAAGTGGGAGATGGGGGTCAATCCTGAATCGGAGCTCACAGACACCATAGCGCCCCCTGCTGACAGTACAGGGCCTACTTCAGACAGATCACATCTCAGCCAGAACGCATCTGAGCCCCACAGCCTTCCGGCCACCTCCACTGCTCCTGCTGTGTCATCAAGCTCACCTCCTGCAGCCACCTCCACTGCTCCTGCTGTGTCATCAAGTTCACCTCCTGCAGCCACCTCCACTGCTCCTGCTGTGTCATCAAGCGCACCTCCTGCAGCCACCTCCACTGCTCCTGCTGTGTCATCAAGTTCACCTCCTGCAGCCACCTCCACTGCTCCTGCTGTGTCATCAAGCTCACCTCCTGCAGCCACCTCCACTGCTCCTGCTGTTTCATCAAGCGCACCTCCTGCAGCCACCTCCACTGCTCCTGCTATGTCATCAAGCTCACCTCCTGCAGCCACCTCCACTGCTCCTGCTGTGTCATCAAGCGCACCTCCTGCAGCCACCTCCACTGCTCCTGCTGTGTCATCAAGCGCACCTCCTGCAGCAGGTGATGTGGATATGACTCCCGAAGACTCGGGAAACACCACTATCTCTCACCAGCTGTCCCAGAAG ACTCCCCATGTACCTCAGTCTAAAGATATATCAAGCATCACTGTCAAGCAAAGTCTCTCTGCGGAGAAATCCTCCAACACACTGAAACCTCAGAAGGAGGATGTCTGCAAACTGGAAGTCCGACCATTATCTGCATCTG TGACGGACATTAAGGCCATTTCAACTGAATCAAAGACCAGAGAGTTGTTCTTAAAAT GTTATCGGCTCTTCACTCTGAATCCAAACACGGCGCACAAGAAGCTCTATCTGACGGAGAACAACAGGAAGGTGGAATGGAGTGACAAGGACCAGCCATATCCATATCATCCACGAAGATATGCTGAGAAATGTTTCCAGGTGCTGTGTTGGGAGAGCATTTCCGAACGCCGCTACTTTGAGGTTGAGTGGAGTGGAAGTGTTTGTATATCACTCTCATTTGACAACCAACACTGGAAAAAACGGGTTGATGTTATGTTTGGATCAAATATTCTGTCCTGGGCGCTGAAACTCTCCCGCACTAGCTGTTGTGTCTATCACAATGATGAGAAGATCAAAGTTCCTCAAGTGACAAGCTCCAgaataggagtgtgtgtggactacAGGGCTGGCACTCTGGCCTTCTATAGTGTCACTGACACAGTCACCCTCATCTGGAAAGTCCAGAACAAATTCAGTTATCCACTCTTTCCTGGATTTGGTTTAGGTCAGGGATCATCAGTGAAGCTCCTGTGA